A genomic stretch from Erigeron canadensis isolate Cc75 chromosome 9, C_canadensis_v1, whole genome shotgun sequence includes:
- the LOC122583730 gene encoding uncharacterized protein LOC122583730: protein MNFAYKELVNYVKMHWMTAETGDPQFAIACSQISFSFGAICLPCAIGAIFRLTEPYFQFIDASDYRWSIRIIMTVQHVGALLGCLAPISRCFSVTSYVKPSKKWSKNHLNVFKVEKQWIERLQQWKRIHVRSHIPGRHCKKVFHLVKNMILNVCIALQIVAAVICKTFCLVPRCFLILFFYCCYLCKLLLKRFKWVSKNDYVSEEEVEKYAKYVMLAEEEANLSERILTNMLQSITKLIKVSAEKEPKNLMKLLDKSTGFNGVIKFDDDEVPPLYPEETQNCWSLVAVTLTTIAIALPGISNSHVKELLANARKAARRLWTEVELYNKWLHIDLQKKFRKSKSTKQILQWLGDEAVKNVIEFKSCKNGSLNRSVHNFIASSSMYRISQTILLHCNTQENWPNDGELFEWISTIIADLFCVCLTNLPRVIKMKCHHDAIEKRRDSIQIAAELLGKSKKILEILEDRQLPHLDLDSMAYINKWRALPNSQTPNRCTSSTRVQLTSSSSSELPIVTVV, encoded by the exons ATGAATTTCGCTTACAAAGAGCTTGTTAATTATGTTAAAATGCATTGGATGACGGCAGAAACAGGTGACCCCCAATTTGCGATAGCTTGTTCAcagatttctttttcttttggggCTATATGTTTACCTTGTGCCATCGGTGCCATCTTTAGGCTTACAGAACCTTACTTTCAATTTATAGATGCATCTGATTATCGGTGGTCAATCAGGATTATTATGACTGTGCAACATGTTGGGGCCTTACTAGGCTGTTTAGCACCGATATCTAGATGTTTTTCTGTTACCAGTTATGTCAAGCCTTCTAAGAAATGGAGCAAGAACCATCTAAATGTgttcaaagttgaaaaacaatggATAGAAAGACTTCAGCAATGGAAACGCATCCACGTCCGTTCTCATATCCCAGGGCGCCATTGCAAAAAGGTTTTCCATCTGgtcaaaaacatgattttgaaCGTTTGTATTGCACTACAGATAGTGGCTGCAGTTATATGTAAAACATTTTGTCTTGTTCCTAGATGTTTCCTGATCTTATTCTTTTATTGTTGCTATCTCTGcaaattattattgaaaaggTTTAAATGGGTGTCAAAAAATGACTACGTAAGTGAAGAAGAGGTGGAAAAATATGCCAAGTATGTTATGCTAGCTGAAGAAGAGGCGAACCTTTCAGAGAGAATATTGACAAATATGCTTCAATCTATAACTAAGCTTATTAAAGTATCTGCAGAGAAGGAGCCGAAAAATCTTATGAAGCTTCTAGATAAATCTACAGGATTCAATGGAGTAATAAAGTTCGACGATGATGAAGTCCCGCCTTTATATCCTGAAGAAACCCAGAATTGTTGGAGCCTAGTAGCGGTAACGTTAACGACTATCGCAATTGCACTTCCTGGCATTTCAAATAGCCATGTCAAAGAATTACTTGCTA ATGCGAGAAAAGCAGCTAGACGTTTGTGGACAGAAGTTGAGTTATACAACAAGTGGCTACATATTGATCTTCAAAAGAAGTTTAGAaagtcaaaatcaacaaaacagATTCTTCAATGGTTGGGTGATGAAGCAGTCAAAAATGTGATAGAGTTTAAGAGCTGCAAAAACGGAAGTTTGAACCGCTCTGTTCATAATTTTATTGCTTCCAGTTCCATGTATAGAATTAGTCAAACCATACTTCTCCACTGCAATACGCAAGAAAATTGGCCAAATGATGGGGAACTTTTTGAGTGGATATCAACAATAATTGCAGATCTATTCTGTGTTTGCCTTACCAACTTACCACGTGTCATAAAAATGAAGTGTCATCACGATGCAATAGAGAAAAGGAGGGACAGTATTCAGATTGCTGCTGAGCTTCTTGGTAAATCCAAAAAGATTCTTGAGATCCTCGAAGATCGCCAACTTCCACATTTAGATTTAGACTCGATGGCCTATATCAATAAGTGGCGAGCTTTGCCAAATAGTCAAACACCTAACCGTTGTACTTCTTCAACCAGAGTTCAGCTTACTTCTTCGAGTTCTAGTGAATTGCCCATTGTAACTGTCGTGTAA
- the LOC122580955 gene encoding uncharacterized protein LOC122580955 produces the protein MSIHISQTAIVGKCCLICVSYLRKSLFRGFKEEQSASNTDATSEFERYITYVVQIEEEAELSENISRSALNSINRLLQESENYVPSNLIKLLQKSEGFSGVIEFVDDEVPTLLNEEETRYCWSLETVTLTSFAIAIPNIDDGNLKALLASMKEGLEFSRHIEESLNTNGDLVKARKAAKRIWPEIELYRRWLKTNLQKNACKGCTSKEIIQHLADEAEKVVKQVKSCKKGSLDDSMYKYIAANSMYRTSQTILRYCDAQENWPTDEELFQRISTMIADILCACFTNLPRVITLKCHHKAMEKRIESIWSAAQLLGRSKQILKILEARQLPNLDLHSRVYLHMWHSFPKSQIPSGCASPVIKTNTASPCSNESTIVNIT, from the exons ATGTCAATTCATATATCACAAACCGCTATTGTCGGAAA ATGTTGTTTGATATGTGTTTCCTATCTTCGAAAGTCATTGTTTAGAGGGTTTAAAGAGGAACAAAGTGCATCTAATACTGATGCCACATCAGAGTTCGAAAGATATATTACTTATGTTGTACAAATTGAAGAGGAGGCAGAACTATCTGAGAATATATCAAGAAGTGCACTCAACTCAATTAATCGACTTCTTCAAGAGTCGGAAAACTATGTGCCAAGTAACCTTATTAAGCTTCTACAAAAATCTGAAGGATTCTCAGGAGTCATAGAGTTTGTCGATGATGAAGTCCCAACTTTATTAAATGAAGAAGAAACCAGATATTGCTGGAGTCTAGAAACAGTAACCTTAACATCCTTTGCGATTGCAATTCCCAACATTGATGATGGTAATCTCAAGGCTTTACTTGCTAGCATGAAAGAAGGCCTCGAATTTTCAAGACATATTGAGGAAAGCCTCAACACAAATGGCGACTTGGTAAAGGCAAGAAAAGCAGCTAAGCGTATTTGGCCTGAAATTGAACTATACCGCAGGTGGCTAAAAACTAATCTTCAAAAAAATGCTTGCAAAGGATGTACGTCAAAAGAGATTATTCAGCACTTGGCCGATGAAGCTGAGAAAGTCGTGAAACAAGTCAAGAGTTGCAAAAAGGGAAGTCTAGATGACTCAATGTATAAGTACATTGCTGCAAATTCAATGTACAGAACCAGCCAAACAATTTTGCGCTACTGTGATGCACAAGAAAATTGGCCAACAGATGAGGAACTTTTCCAGAGGATATCAACCATGATCGCAGATATACTATGTGCTTGCTTTACCAACTTACCACGTGTCATAACTTTAAAGTGTCATCACAAGGCAATGGAGAAAAGGATAGAGAGCATTTGGAGTGCAGCTCAACTTCTTGGAAGATCCAAACAGATATTAAAGATTCTTGAAGCGCGTCAACTTCCTAACTTAGACTTGCACTCTCGTGTGTACTTGCATATGTGGCATTCTTTTCCAAAGAGTCAGATACCAAGTGGTTGTGCTTCTCCGGTGATCAAGACTAATACAGCTTCTCCATGTTCTAATGAATCGACcattgttaatatcacataa
- the LOC122583731 gene encoding uncharacterized protein LOC122583731: MVANFLPSLGLMGDKGLLINIIALGILLITILVNEWILALSLYTRDFLASLYGILMLPCLLAFPVALTVPANRRNFELQYKELRGLASSHEEINFSNQELVIYVKMYWMMAETGNPQFAIACSQISSTLGVLCLATTTGAIYLFFYVRYIDGSSDYKWSIKIIYSMQLVGVLVGGLAPIFRCFTIISYFKPSKKWSKNHLNVFKVEKHWIERLEQWKRIYVRSHIPGRHCKKVFHMVKNMILNICIALQIVVAVICKTVCLVPRCFLILFSCCWYFCKSLMKRFKWGSKASRDYVPKEEVEKYSKYVLLAEEAAELSERILTNILESISKLIKVSTETEPRNLMKLLDYSIGFNGIVKFDDDEVPPLYPDETQNCWSLVAVTLTTIAIALPGISNSHVKELLASMREGLQMVRNIEETLNENADLVDARKAARRLWTEVELYNKWLHIDLQKKFSKSKSTKQILQWLGDEAVKNVIEFKSCKKGSLNRSVHNFIASSSMYRISQTILLHCSKQENWPNDAELFEWISTIIADILCACFTNLPRVIKMKCHHDAIEKRRDSIQIAAQLLGKSKKILEILEDRQLPNLDLDSMPYINKWHALPNSQTLRRCTSSTKVQLTSSSELLMVTVV, translated from the coding sequence ATGGTAGCCAATTTTCTTCCTTCCTTGGGGCTTATGGGGGACAAAGGACTTCTCATTAACATCATAGCCTTGGGTATTCTATTAATCACCATACTTGTTAATGAATGGATCCTAGCTTTGTCTTTGTATACTCGTGACTTTTTAGCTAGTTTATACGGTATACTCATGTTACCTTGTCTGTTGGCATTTCCGGTAGCTTTGACAGTTCCAGCAAACAGAAGAAACTTTGAACTACAATACAAGGAGTTGCGCGGTTTGGCTTCAAGTCACGAGGAGATTAATTTTTCTAACCAGGAGCTTGTTATTTATGTTAAAATGTATTGGATGATGGCAGAGACAGGTAACCCCCAATTTGCGATAGCTTGTTCGCAGATTTCTTCTACTTTGGGGGTTTTATGTTTAGCCACTACCACAGGTGCCATCTATCTGTTTTTTTATGTACGATATATAGATGGATCATCTGATTATAAGTGGTCAATTAAGATTATTTATTCTATGCAATTAGTTGGAGTTTTGGTAGGTGGTTTAGCACCAATTTTTAGATGTTTCACGATCATCAGTTATTTCAAGCCCTCTAAGAAATGGAGCAAGAACCATCTAAACGTGTTTAAAGTTGAGAAACATTGGATAGAAAGACTTGAGCAGTGGAAGCGCATATATGTCCGTTCACATATTCCAGGTCGTCATTGCAAAAAGGTTTTCCATATGgtcaaaaacatgattttgaaCATTTGTATTGCACTTCAAATAGTGGTTGCAGTCATATGTAAAACAGTGTGCCTTGTTCCTAGATGTTTCCTGATCTTATTTTCTTGTTGTTGGTACTTCTGTAAATCTTTAATGAAAAGGTTTAAATGGGGATCAAAAGCATCCAGGGACTATGTACCTAAAGAAGAGGTTGAAAAATATAGTAAGTATGTTCTGCTAGCTGAAGAAGCGGCGGAGCTTTCAGAGAGAATATTGACAAATATACTTGAATCTATAAGTAAACTTATTAAAGTATCTACAGAGACAGAGCCAAGAAATCTTATGAAGCTTCTGGATTATTCCATAGGATTTAATGGAATAGTTAAGTTCGATGATGATGAAGTCCCACCTCTATATCCTGATGAAACCCAGAATTGTTGGAGCCTAGTAGCGGTAACGTTAACGACTATCGCAATTGCACTTCCTGGCATTTCAAATAGCCATGTCAAAGAATTACTTGCTAGTATGCGGGAAGGACTCCAAATGGTAAGAAATATTGAAGAAACCCTCAATGAAAATGCTGACTTGGTAGATGCGAGAAAAGCAGCTAGACGTTTGTGGACAGAAGTTGAGTTATACAACAAGTGGCTACATATTGATCTTCAAAAGAAGTTTAGCaagtcaaaatcaacaaaacagATTCTTCAATGGTTGGGTGATGAAGCAGTCAAAAATGTGATAGAGTTTAAGAGCTGCAAAAAAGGAAGTCTGAATCGCTCTGTTCATAACTTTATTGCTTCCAGTTCCATGTATAGAATTAGTCAAACCATACTACTCCACTGCAGTAAGCAAGAAAATTGGCCAAATGATGCGGAACTTTTTGAGTGGATATCAACAATAATTGCAGATATATTATGTGCTTGCTTTACCAACTTACCACGTGTCATAAAAATGAAGTGTCATCACGATGCAATAGAGAAAAGGAGGGACAGTATTCAGATTGCTGCTCAGCTTCTTGGTAAATCCAAAAAGATTCTAGAGATCCTCGAAGATCGCCAACTTCCAAATTTAGATTTAGACTCGATGCCCTATATCAATAAGTGGCATGCTTTGCCAAATAGTCAGACCCTTAGACGTTGTACTTCTTCAACCAAAGTCCAACTTACTTCTTCAAGTGAATTGCTCATGGTAACTGTCGTGTAA
- the LOC122583733 gene encoding uncharacterized protein LOC122583733, with amino-acid sequence MDMTEEKRFEPKDAMPWVGLYVAMASLVYTLAMAADVFQGFRKLKLWFPNRFFTLNTASITLIAIAMKLLVDLNVDLESIDDGDVDAKLTSIFFLVTMLANFLPSLGLMDDRELLLNMVAWGILIGNIWIQIIIGGLFRKRVSFLVMIPLLWVFSVALTVPPSRRTLELKYKELQRSEFNQQEINFSYKDLRNNVKKYWMMAETGNPQFVIACSQVSSAFGVICVLLMLLALLLLFVKVVFFDKSLYDTSDYKWSLKVIIIVDLLGTVVGSIAPIFRCLTSFSYFSLSIKWSMNHLNVFKIEKHWIHMLQEWKHSHVSSHIPGRGCKKVFLFFRNMLLNFCIALQVIVVVMCKTICLIPTILLITLSCCWYICKSVLKMSKKEPNVSGMDGKSEIEEYRKYVIQIEDDAKLSERVIKNTFNSITQLLHVSEKKRPRNLMTLLQKSTGFIGVVEFDSEQVPSSEKFQNSWSLVTLTLTAIVIALPNIAKDHVKGLLEGMKEGLQIVRVVEESINSSDELEKVMRRTSRRVGTDIEVYRRWLGVNLRKKAREGKTSKEILQLLRNKAEKTVEEFESPKNFILDPSFHKFIAAKSMSRITQTLLHRYNNQENWPTDNEVFEQVSTIIADILYACFTNLPRVITMKCHHDAIEKRQDSIRTAAQVLGKSKEILEILESRQLPNLDMDSMAYLDKWHALPKSQMPKGCASASSNESLSVTIM; translated from the coding sequence ATGGATATGACGGAGGAGAAGAGATTCGAACCCAAGGACGCCATGCCATGGGTGGGCTTGTATGTTGCCATGGCATCTTTGGTTTACACTCTTGCGATGGCAGCCGATGTCTTCCAAGGCTTTCGAAAATTGAAACTGTGGTTTCCAAATAGGTTTTTCACTCTGAATACAGCTTCAATCACACTTATCGCAATCGCAATGAAGCTGCTAGTTGATCTAAATGTTGATCTCGAGTCTATTGATGATGGAGATGTCGATGCCAAGCTTACCAGCATCTTTTTCTTGGTCACAATGTTAGCGAATTTTCTCCCTTCTTTAGGGCTTATGGATGACAGAGAACTTCTACTTAATATGGTAGCATGGGGTATCCTTATAGGAAATATATGGATCCAAATAATTATTGGAGGTCTATTTCGTAAAAGAGTATCATTTCTTGTGATGATTCCTCTTCTATGGGTGTTTTCGGTAGCATTGACAGTTCCGCCTTCTAGAAGAACTCTAGAACTCAAGTACAAGGAGTTGCAGAGATCGGAATTCAATCAGCAAGAGATAAATTTCTCCTACAAGGATCTTAGGAACAATGTGAAAAAGTATTGGATGATGGCCGAAACAGGTAACCCACAATTTGTGATTGCATGTTCGCAAGTGTCTTCTGCTTTTGGGGTTATTTGCGTACTCCTTATGCTCCTTGCTTTGCTTTTACTTTTTGTGAAAGTGGTATTTTTTGATAAATCGTTATATGATACATCAGATTATAAGTGGTCattaaaagtaattattatCGTTGATTTACTTGGGACTGTCGTTGGTAGCATAGCGCCAATTTTTAGATGTTTGACGAGCTTCAGTTATTTCAGCCTCTCCATAAAATGGAGCATGAACCATTTAAACGTGTTCAAAATCGAGAAACATTGGATCCACATGCTTCAGGAGTGGAAACACAGCCATGTTAGTTCACATATCCCAGGACGTGGATGCAAAaaagttttcctttttttcagAAACATGCTTTTAAACTTCTGCATAGCACTTCAAGTAATAGTTGTGGTTATGTGCAAAACAATATGTCTCATTCCAACAATTTTATTGATCACGTTGTCATGTTGTTGGTATATCTGCAAGTCTGTGTTGAAAATGTCCAAAAAGGAACCAAACGTATCCGGCATGGATGGGAAATCAGAGATCGAAGAATATCGGAAGTATGTTATACAAATTGAAGACGATGCAAAACTTTCAGAAAGAGTAATAAAAAATACTTTCAACTCTATAACTCAACTTCTACATGTGTCTGAAAAGAAAAGACCGAGAAATCTGATGACGTTGCTACAGAAATCTACAGGTTTCATTGGAGTAGTAGAGTTTGACAGTGAGCAAGTACCATCTTCAGAAAAATTCCAGAATTCCTGGAGCCTAGTAACACTGACACTGACAGCCATCGTTATAGCACTTCCTAACATAGCCAAGGACCATGTCAAGGGTTTACTTGAAGGCATGAAAGAAGGTCTCCAAATTGTAAGAGTTGTTGAGGAAAGCATCAATTCAAGTGATGAATTGGAGAAGGTGATGAGAAGAACATCTCGACGTGTGGGCACAGACATTGAAGTATACAGAAGGTGGCTAGGAGTCAATCTTCGGAAGAAGGCACGTGAAGGAAAAACATCAAAAGAAATTCTTCAATTGTTGCGTAATAAAGCAGAGAAAACTGTGGAAGAGTTCGAGAGCCCCAAAAATTTCATTCTCGATCCCTCATTTCATAAGTTCATTGCTGCGAAATCCATGAGCAGAATCACCCAAACTTTACTGCATCGGTACAACAACCAAGAAAACTGGCCAACAGATAACGAAGTTTTTGAGCAGGTATCAACAATAATTGCAGATATCTTGTATGCTTGCTTTACCAACTTACCACGTGTCATAACCATGAAGTGTCATCACGATGCAATAGAGAAAAGGCAAGACAGTATCCGCACGGCAGCTCAAGTTCTTGGTAAATCGAAAGAGATCTTAGAGATCCTGGAATCGCGCCAACTTCCTAACCTAGATATGGATTCTATGGCGTACCTAGATAAGTGGCATGCACTGCCTAAAAGTCAAATGCCAAAGGGTTGTGCTTCTGCAAGTTCTAATGAATCACTCAGTGTAACTATCATGTAA